One genomic window of Aethina tumida isolate Nest 87 chromosome 3, icAetTumi1.1, whole genome shotgun sequence includes the following:
- the LOC109602152 gene encoding bromodomain and WD repeat-containing protein 3 isoform X2, translated as MENTENKKLALTADLYFLIQRFLSAGPLKKTLAVLNEELEQHKILPSRIDWEGNNHDRTVEDMEQQFSHIRPDFLLQLCYQASDTCGTTLDASTVCSLLSTRNKDLKKPFSNFNQYQKYVTRYHGVPIYDIKLPFNFINGLRGREISGPFARQRAITPSLYSAIQIQRITLGHLSAVYCLLFDHSGKYIITGADDLLIKLWSANTGRLIATFRGASSEITDIAINVENTLIAAGSMDRILRVWNLQNGVPIAVLTGHTGSITSVNFCPTDCWNFRYLISTSSDGSIAFWMYTHEIGKVNFRSTPIMYQEKIRPGQAQMICSSFSPGGTFLATGSADHHVRVYYMKGDEGPHRIVETEAHSDRVDSIQWAHSGLRFLSGSKDGTAIVWMFERQQWKNVCLNMTTKLSTAKTTSEDPKKLKVTMVAWNLSDEWVITAVSDYSLKVWSPTTGELVKVLTGHTDEVYVLESHPHDAYVVLSAGHDGQLFIWDLNRGEIVYRFLNTIEGQGYGAIFDVKWGPDGRGFSASDSHGHILTFGFGTGSVFFEQLPKELFFHTDYRPLVRDANHYVLDEQTQVPPHLMPPPFLVDIDGNPYPPMLQRLVPGREHCKTEQLVPNIVIGNEGTQEVIQDIEHPPVLIPNEEDRGTGSGLRLARSLSNRSRDMERLRNSTGDWQSDPNMEWKRNTLVPPLRPALLEKFKEYRECIKDNEIEEYQKQLKLRPHMICTSTSNNVKSTDKKKNKTAKYLTRAQRSDLPAPEVQGPTDPVTSSDNDDDMSESSGYSDWMAEEGVNLEPPKRSKRRQVQLSISDPDDDDDDDDDEDDDDDEEEDDDEDEDEVIEGRAGGSKRLERTKRRRRRPPREVNADKHNERDKDKELDDPKPSTSTGSVRISKKLSEQYRLSEWLSETIPRKSPYYPQMGDIIVYFIEGHQLYLDAVKLKNAYDINTKDLPWNKLDIRDHEYVKVIGIQYEIKPPRLCCLRLALLDDEGRMTGNIFTVKYHDMPDVLDFFVLKQTYTTAISRNWKIGDKFRCMIDDGWWIGEIINKSPASEKYPNSSFLSYEIRWENGEQEKMSPWDFEPIDENRMPANENEALPVQEEEMNAILYKPVPEDWPNNNRDEVSKNILEGLTKVMQLAIAEPFLVPVDLSIYPTYAMIIEYPIDLSTIKARFENNFYRRLTAAQFDIRYLATNAEKFNVRHSVIVKHARILTELCLRIVKNCTGYVDVQTIYHELVDTYDSSDTEDEVEIDPSSSRTLRSLPNRTLRESSEWKNEAKNLIDAMWEAEDSIPFRTPVNLFKYPDYKQVVKNPMDLGTVKENLLNNKYKTPEAFSKDMKLIFQNSRTYNTNKRSRIYVMTVRLAAIFEDHMSKIIENWKIAKTQESDDNSDEETSRSSLRSSTSRAESTINPVSRVNNKIESSGSDSEDMPLEVLKTGNRTNTETDSTSQEVVDDQVHVEEEQSSNSESEESYKPEEEYAGPSRNSRTTRKRHQTTSDEEEEEQEEDVEEETTEDSDDYDNYRRKRTSLRKRPARKKQFYASPSDDSDDDCLSVNTRSKRRKLASDSDSDDRPLRTPQEGEQNGTYFSSVSSRGRLRKLTPRAIALMKKHSQNSESEETSDSRSRERRTHSDDSNSMDRPQSSVRYEANGSYFATVSSRGRIRKPTPRVKDLLGGCVN; from the exons ATGGAAAACACTGAGAACAAAAAATTAGCATTAACAgctg atctatattttttaattcaaagatTTTTGAGTGCTGGCCCTTTAAAGAAAACATTAGCA GTTCTCAATGAGGAACTTGAACAGCATAAG ATTTTACCAAGTAGGATTGACTGGGAGGGAAACAATCATGATAGGACTGTTGAAGATATg GAGCAACAATTCTCCCACATCAGACCTGATTTCCTATTACAATTGTGCTACCAAGCCTCAGATACATGTGGAACCACCCTAGATGCCTCAACAGTATGCTCCTTATTAAGCACAAGAAACAAGGATCTCAAAAAACctttcagtaattttaatcaatatcagAAATATGTTACAAGATACCATGGTGTTccaatttatgatattaaattaccttttaatttta taaATGGGTTAAGGGGCAGGGAAATATCAGGTCCATTTGCCAGACAACGAGCAATTACTCCATCTTTATACAGTGCCATTCAAATTCAGAGGATTACGCTTGGTCATTTATCAGCTGTTTATTGTCTACTATTTGATCATTcaggaaaatatataattaca ggtGCTGACGacttactaataaaattatggtcAGCCAACACGGGCCGATTGATCGCAACATTCAGGGGTGCTTCGTCGGAAATTACGGACATAGCCATCAATGTCGAAAACACATTAATAGCAGCCGGATCCATGGATCGCATACTGAGAGTATGGAATCTGCAGAACGGCGTGCCCATTGCCGTCCTAACCGGACACACCGGTTCAATAACTTCCGTAAACTTTTGTCCCACGGACTGTTGGAATTTTCGCTACCTAATCAGCACAAGTTCAGACGGCAGCATCGCATTTTGGATGTACACACACGAAATCGGTAAAGTCAATTTCAGATCGACTCCGATAATGTACCAGGAAAAGATCAGACCGGGCCAGGCCCAAATGATATGTTCCTCGTTCAGTCCCGGCGGCACGTTTCTGGCAACAGGTTCTGCCGACCATCACGTGCGCGTTTATTACATGAAAGGCGACGAAGGACCACATCGTATCGTGGAAACGGAAGCGCACTCCGACCGTGTTGATTCCATACAGTGGGCTCACTCTGGGCTCCGTTTTCTCTCTGGTAGCAAGGACGGAACTGCTATCGTCTGGATGTTCGAACGTCAACAGTGGAAGAATGTCTGCCTTAACATGACCACCAAGTTATCCAC cgCAAAAACCACAAGCGAAGAtccaaagaaactaaaggtaACGATGGTGGCTTGGAATTTATCGGATGAATGGGTGATAACGGCAGTGAGTGACTACTCGTTGAAAGTCTGGTCGCCAACCACGGGTGAACTGGTCAAAGTACTGACCGGCCACACAGACGAGGTGTACGTATTGGAGTCACATCCCCACGACGCTTACGTGGTCTTGTCGGCCGGTCACGATGGCCAACTGTTCATATGGGATTTAAATCGTGGTGAAATTGTATATAGATTTTTGAATACAATAGAGGGACAGGGTTATGGAGCAATTTTCGACGTGAAATGGGGTCCGGACGGACGAGGATTTTCGGCATCCGATTCTCACGGGCACATTTTGACTTTTGGATTTGGTACTGGAAGCGTCTTCTTTGAACaa ttaCCTAAAGAACTATTCTTTCACACGGACTACAGGCCTTTAGTGAGAGATGCCAATCACTATGTCCTCGACGAACAAACTCAAGTTCCTCCACATCTCATGCCTCCTCCATTTTTAGTCGATATTGATGGAAATCCTTATCCTCCGATGTTGCAACGTTTGGTTCCTGGTAGGGAACACTGCAAGACTGAACAACTAGTACCGAATATTGTCATTGGCAATGAAG GTACACAAGAAGTGATTCAAGATATCGAACATCCACCGGTGTTAATACCGAACGAAGAAGACAGAGGGACCGGTTCCGGATTGCGTCTAGCTCGCAG TTTGTCAAACAGAAGTAGGGACATGGAACGGTTGAGGAACAGCACCGGTGATTGGCAGTCAGATCCCAATATGGAATGGAAAAGGAACACCCTAGTGCCTCCGCTCAGGCCAGCACTGTTGGAAAAGTTCAAGGAATACCGAGAATGCATTAAGGACAACGAAATTGAGGAGTATCAAAAGCAATTGAAACTGAGACCGCACATGATTTGCACAAGCACATCCAACAACGTCAAATCCACtgataaaaagaaaaacaaaactgCCAAATATCTTACCAGAGCTCAACGGTCTGATCTTCCAGCTCCTGAAGTACag GGTCCTACTGATCCAGTAACTTCGTCAGATAATGACGACGACATGTCCGAATCGTCGGGCTATTCGGATTGGATGGCGGAGGAGGGGGTCAATTTAGAGCCGCCTAAACGATCAAAACGTCGCCAAGTACAGTTGAGTATCTCGGATCCtgacgacgacgacgatgaTGACGACGACGAAGACGACGACGATGACGAGGAAGAGGATGATGATGAGGACGAAGATGAGGTAATTGAAGGGCGCGCAGGAGGGAGTAAAAGACTTGAGAGGACAAAACGGAGGAGGAGGAGGCCACCACGTGAGGTAAATGCTGATAAACACAATGAGAGAGATAAAGACAAG GAATTAGACGATCCAAAACCATCGACGAGTACCGGAAGCGTTCGAATATCTAAAAAACTTAGTGAGCAATACAGATTGAGCGAATGGCTTTCTGAGACGATTCCAAGAAAGTCTCCATATTATCCTCAAATGGGAGATATTATTGTGTATTTCATTGAGGGCCATCAGTTGTATCTAGACGCGGTGAAACTGAAAAATGCCTACGATATAAATACGAAAGACTTGCCTTGGAATAAGTTGGATATCAga GATCACGAGTACGTAAAAGTTATCGGTAttcaatatgaaattaaaccgCCAAGACTGTGCTGTCTGCGTTTGGCTTTATTGGATGACGAGGGTCGAATGACCGGCAATATTTTCACCGTCAAGTATCACGATATGCCCGACgttttagatttctttgttTTGAAACAAACTTATACCACTGCCATTTCACGCAATTGGAAAATTGGTGATAA ATTTCGTTGTATGATTGACGACGGATGGTGGATAGGCGAAATAATCAACAAGTCCCCAGCATCGGAAAAATATCCGAATTCCTCGTTCTTAAGTTACGAAATACGATGGGAAAATGGAGAACAGGAGAAGATGTCACCTTGGGACTTTGAACCAATAGATGAAAACC GTATGCCAGCTAACGAGAACGAAGCACTGCCAGTTCAAGAAGAAGAAATGAATGCAATATTGTACAAACCAGTTCCGGAAGACTGGCCTAACAATAACCGGGACGAGGTATCCAAAAACATATTGGAAGGTCTCACCAAAGTGATGCAATTAGCGATTGCCGAACCTTTTTTGGTTCCAGtagatttaagtatttatcCTACATATGCAATGATTATAGAGTATCCTATTGACCTGTCCACGATAAAGGCAAGGttcgaaaacaatttttatagaagaCTGACTGCCGCACAATTTGATATTAGGTACCTGGCGACCAATGCTGAAAAGTTCAATGTCAGACATAGTGTAATCGTAAAACATGCCAGAATATTAACTGAACTATGTCTCAGGATAGTTAA AAACTGTACTGGTTATGTGGATGTACAAACTATTTACCACGAACTAGTAGACACTTATGATTCATCAGATACTGAGGACGAAGTGGAGATTGATCCGTCTAGCAGTAGAACTCTGAGGTCGCTGCCAAACAGAACACTAAGAGAATCCAGCGAATGGAAGAATGAAGCGAAGAATCTCATCGACGCTATGTGGGAAGCTGAAGACTCCATACCTTTTAGAACACCAGTTAACTTATTCAAGTATCCtg ATTACAAACAAGTTGTGAAGAATCCAATGGACTTAGGCACTGTCAAAGAAAACttgttgaataataaatataaaactccTGAAGCCTTTAGCAAAGACATGaaactaatttttcaaaattctagAACGTACAACACTAACAAACGATCAAGA atttaCGTTATGACCGTACGTTTGGCAGCTATATTCGAAGATCACATgtctaaaataatagaaaactgGAAGATTGCGAAAACTCAAGAATCCGATGATAATTCTGATGAAGAAACTAGCCGTTCCTCTCTGCGATCTTCAACATCCCGAGCTGAATCTACAATTAATCCAGTCAGCAGGGTGAACAACAAGATTGAGTCTAGTGGCAGTGACAGTGAAGACATGCCGCTAGAAGTGTTGAAAACTGGTAACAGAACCAACACAGAAACGGACAGTACTAGTCAGGAAGTAGTAGATGATCAGGTTCATGTTGAGGAAGAGCAGTCGTCGAATTCTGAGTCTGAAGAGAGTTACAAGCCGGAAGAGGAGTACGCAGGACCTTCAAGGAACTCGAGGACTACTAGGAAAAGGCACCAAACGACATCTGACGAGGAAGAGGAAGAGCAGGAGGAAGATGTAGAAGAAGAGACTACAGAAGATTCGGACGATTATGATAATTACCGACGGAAAAGGACTAGTTTACGCAAGAGACCCGCGagaaaaaaacagttttatgcTAGTCCATCCGACGATAGTGATGATGATTGTTTGTCTGTGAATACGAGAAGTAAGCGAAGAAAACTGGCTAGTGATAGTGACAGTGATGATAGGCCTCTTAGGACTCCTCAAGAGGGTGAGCAAAACGGAACGTATTTCTCTTCGGTGAGCAGTCGGGGGAGGCTGAGGAAATTGACACCTAGAGCGATTGCTTTAATGAAAAA acaCTCTCAAAATTCTGAGAGCGAAGAAACAAGCGACTCGAGAAGCAGGGAAAGAAGAACACACAGTGACGACAGTAACAGTATGGACAGACCACAGTCGTCTGTGCGTTATGAAGCTAACGGCAGCTATTTCGCAACTGTTAGTAGCAGAGGAAGAATTAGGAAACCTACGCCCAGAGTCAAAGACTTACTAGGGGGGtgcgttaattaa
- the LOC109602152 gene encoding bromodomain and WD repeat-containing protein 3 isoform X1 yields the protein MENTENKKLALTADLYFLIQRFLSAGPLKKTLAVLNEELEQHKILPSRIDWEGNNHDRTVEDMEQQFSHIRPDFLLQLCYQASDTCGTTLDASTVCSLLSTRNKDLKKPFSNFNQYQKYVTRYHGVPIYDIKLPFNFINGLRGREISGPFARQRAITPSLYSAIQIQRITLGHLSAVYCLLFDHSGKYIITGADDLLIKLWSANTGRLIATFRGASSEITDIAINVENTLIAAGSMDRILRVWNLQNGVPIAVLTGHTGSITSVNFCPTDCWNFRYLISTSSDGSIAFWMYTHEIGKVNFRSTPIMYQEKIRPGQAQMICSSFSPGGTFLATGSADHHVRVYYMKGDEGPHRIVETEAHSDRVDSIQWAHSGLRFLSGSKDGTAIVWMFERQQWKNVCLNMTTKLSTAKTTSEDPKKLKVTMVAWNLSDEWVITAVSDYSLKVWSPTTGELVKVLTGHTDEVYVLESHPHDAYVVLSAGHDGQLFIWDLNRGEIVYRFLNTIEGQGYGAIFDVKWGPDGRGFSASDSHGHILTFGFGTGSVFFEQLPKELFFHTDYRPLVRDANHYVLDEQTQVPPHLMPPPFLVDIDGNPYPPMLQRLVPGREHCKTEQLVPNIVIGNEGTQEVIQDIEHPPVLIPNEEDRGTGSGLRLARSLSNRSRDMERLRNSTGDWQSDPNMEWKRNTLVPPLRPALLEKFKEYRECIKDNEIEEYQKQLKLRPHMICTSTSNNVKSTDKKKNKTAKYLTRAQRSDLPAPEVQGPTDPVTSSDNDDDMSESSGYSDWMAEEGVNLEPPKRSKRRQVQLSISDPDDDDDDDDDEDDDDDEEEDDDEDEDEVIEGRAGGSKRLERTKRRRRRPPREVNADKHNERDKDKELDDPKPSTSTGSVRISKKLSEQYRLSEWLSETIPRKSPYYPQMGDIIVYFIEGHQLYLDAVKLKNAYDINTKDLPWNKLDIRDHEYVKVIGIQYEIKPPRLCCLRLALLDDEGRMTGNIFTVKYHDMPDVLDFFVLKQTYTTAISRNWKIGDKFRCMIDDGWWIGEIINKSPASEKYPNSSFLSYEIRWENGEQEKMSPWDFEPIDENLILGMPANENEALPVQEEEMNAILYKPVPEDWPNNNRDEVSKNILEGLTKVMQLAIAEPFLVPVDLSIYPTYAMIIEYPIDLSTIKARFENNFYRRLTAAQFDIRYLATNAEKFNVRHSVIVKHARILTELCLRIVKNCTGYVDVQTIYHELVDTYDSSDTEDEVEIDPSSSRTLRSLPNRTLRESSEWKNEAKNLIDAMWEAEDSIPFRTPVNLFKYPDYKQVVKNPMDLGTVKENLLNNKYKTPEAFSKDMKLIFQNSRTYNTNKRSRIYVMTVRLAAIFEDHMSKIIENWKIAKTQESDDNSDEETSRSSLRSSTSRAESTINPVSRVNNKIESSGSDSEDMPLEVLKTGNRTNTETDSTSQEVVDDQVHVEEEQSSNSESEESYKPEEEYAGPSRNSRTTRKRHQTTSDEEEEEQEEDVEEETTEDSDDYDNYRRKRTSLRKRPARKKQFYASPSDDSDDDCLSVNTRSKRRKLASDSDSDDRPLRTPQEGEQNGTYFSSVSSRGRLRKLTPRAIALMKKHSQNSESEETSDSRSRERRTHSDDSNSMDRPQSSVRYEANGSYFATVSSRGRIRKPTPRVKDLLGGCVN from the exons ATGGAAAACACTGAGAACAAAAAATTAGCATTAACAgctg atctatattttttaattcaaagatTTTTGAGTGCTGGCCCTTTAAAGAAAACATTAGCA GTTCTCAATGAGGAACTTGAACAGCATAAG ATTTTACCAAGTAGGATTGACTGGGAGGGAAACAATCATGATAGGACTGTTGAAGATATg GAGCAACAATTCTCCCACATCAGACCTGATTTCCTATTACAATTGTGCTACCAAGCCTCAGATACATGTGGAACCACCCTAGATGCCTCAACAGTATGCTCCTTATTAAGCACAAGAAACAAGGATCTCAAAAAACctttcagtaattttaatcaatatcagAAATATGTTACAAGATACCATGGTGTTccaatttatgatattaaattaccttttaatttta taaATGGGTTAAGGGGCAGGGAAATATCAGGTCCATTTGCCAGACAACGAGCAATTACTCCATCTTTATACAGTGCCATTCAAATTCAGAGGATTACGCTTGGTCATTTATCAGCTGTTTATTGTCTACTATTTGATCATTcaggaaaatatataattaca ggtGCTGACGacttactaataaaattatggtcAGCCAACACGGGCCGATTGATCGCAACATTCAGGGGTGCTTCGTCGGAAATTACGGACATAGCCATCAATGTCGAAAACACATTAATAGCAGCCGGATCCATGGATCGCATACTGAGAGTATGGAATCTGCAGAACGGCGTGCCCATTGCCGTCCTAACCGGACACACCGGTTCAATAACTTCCGTAAACTTTTGTCCCACGGACTGTTGGAATTTTCGCTACCTAATCAGCACAAGTTCAGACGGCAGCATCGCATTTTGGATGTACACACACGAAATCGGTAAAGTCAATTTCAGATCGACTCCGATAATGTACCAGGAAAAGATCAGACCGGGCCAGGCCCAAATGATATGTTCCTCGTTCAGTCCCGGCGGCACGTTTCTGGCAACAGGTTCTGCCGACCATCACGTGCGCGTTTATTACATGAAAGGCGACGAAGGACCACATCGTATCGTGGAAACGGAAGCGCACTCCGACCGTGTTGATTCCATACAGTGGGCTCACTCTGGGCTCCGTTTTCTCTCTGGTAGCAAGGACGGAACTGCTATCGTCTGGATGTTCGAACGTCAACAGTGGAAGAATGTCTGCCTTAACATGACCACCAAGTTATCCAC cgCAAAAACCACAAGCGAAGAtccaaagaaactaaaggtaACGATGGTGGCTTGGAATTTATCGGATGAATGGGTGATAACGGCAGTGAGTGACTACTCGTTGAAAGTCTGGTCGCCAACCACGGGTGAACTGGTCAAAGTACTGACCGGCCACACAGACGAGGTGTACGTATTGGAGTCACATCCCCACGACGCTTACGTGGTCTTGTCGGCCGGTCACGATGGCCAACTGTTCATATGGGATTTAAATCGTGGTGAAATTGTATATAGATTTTTGAATACAATAGAGGGACAGGGTTATGGAGCAATTTTCGACGTGAAATGGGGTCCGGACGGACGAGGATTTTCGGCATCCGATTCTCACGGGCACATTTTGACTTTTGGATTTGGTACTGGAAGCGTCTTCTTTGAACaa ttaCCTAAAGAACTATTCTTTCACACGGACTACAGGCCTTTAGTGAGAGATGCCAATCACTATGTCCTCGACGAACAAACTCAAGTTCCTCCACATCTCATGCCTCCTCCATTTTTAGTCGATATTGATGGAAATCCTTATCCTCCGATGTTGCAACGTTTGGTTCCTGGTAGGGAACACTGCAAGACTGAACAACTAGTACCGAATATTGTCATTGGCAATGAAG GTACACAAGAAGTGATTCAAGATATCGAACATCCACCGGTGTTAATACCGAACGAAGAAGACAGAGGGACCGGTTCCGGATTGCGTCTAGCTCGCAG TTTGTCAAACAGAAGTAGGGACATGGAACGGTTGAGGAACAGCACCGGTGATTGGCAGTCAGATCCCAATATGGAATGGAAAAGGAACACCCTAGTGCCTCCGCTCAGGCCAGCACTGTTGGAAAAGTTCAAGGAATACCGAGAATGCATTAAGGACAACGAAATTGAGGAGTATCAAAAGCAATTGAAACTGAGACCGCACATGATTTGCACAAGCACATCCAACAACGTCAAATCCACtgataaaaagaaaaacaaaactgCCAAATATCTTACCAGAGCTCAACGGTCTGATCTTCCAGCTCCTGAAGTACag GGTCCTACTGATCCAGTAACTTCGTCAGATAATGACGACGACATGTCCGAATCGTCGGGCTATTCGGATTGGATGGCGGAGGAGGGGGTCAATTTAGAGCCGCCTAAACGATCAAAACGTCGCCAAGTACAGTTGAGTATCTCGGATCCtgacgacgacgacgatgaTGACGACGACGAAGACGACGACGATGACGAGGAAGAGGATGATGATGAGGACGAAGATGAGGTAATTGAAGGGCGCGCAGGAGGGAGTAAAAGACTTGAGAGGACAAAACGGAGGAGGAGGAGGCCACCACGTGAGGTAAATGCTGATAAACACAATGAGAGAGATAAAGACAAG GAATTAGACGATCCAAAACCATCGACGAGTACCGGAAGCGTTCGAATATCTAAAAAACTTAGTGAGCAATACAGATTGAGCGAATGGCTTTCTGAGACGATTCCAAGAAAGTCTCCATATTATCCTCAAATGGGAGATATTATTGTGTATTTCATTGAGGGCCATCAGTTGTATCTAGACGCGGTGAAACTGAAAAATGCCTACGATATAAATACGAAAGACTTGCCTTGGAATAAGTTGGATATCAga GATCACGAGTACGTAAAAGTTATCGGTAttcaatatgaaattaaaccgCCAAGACTGTGCTGTCTGCGTTTGGCTTTATTGGATGACGAGGGTCGAATGACCGGCAATATTTTCACCGTCAAGTATCACGATATGCCCGACgttttagatttctttgttTTGAAACAAACTTATACCACTGCCATTTCACGCAATTGGAAAATTGGTGATAA ATTTCGTTGTATGATTGACGACGGATGGTGGATAGGCGAAATAATCAACAAGTCCCCAGCATCGGAAAAATATCCGAATTCCTCGTTCTTAAGTTACGAAATACGATGGGAAAATGGAGAACAGGAGAAGATGTCACCTTGGGACTTTGAACCAATAGATGAAAACC TGATTCTAGGTATGCCAGCTAACGAGAACGAAGCACTGCCAGTTCAAGAAGAAGAAATGAATGCAATATTGTACAAACCAGTTCCGGAAGACTGGCCTAACAATAACCGGGACGAGGTATCCAAAAACATATTGGAAGGTCTCACCAAAGTGATGCAATTAGCGATTGCCGAACCTTTTTTGGTTCCAGtagatttaagtatttatcCTACATATGCAATGATTATAGAGTATCCTATTGACCTGTCCACGATAAAGGCAAGGttcgaaaacaatttttatagaagaCTGACTGCCGCACAATTTGATATTAGGTACCTGGCGACCAATGCTGAAAAGTTCAATGTCAGACATAGTGTAATCGTAAAACATGCCAGAATATTAACTGAACTATGTCTCAGGATAGTTAA AAACTGTACTGGTTATGTGGATGTACAAACTATTTACCACGAACTAGTAGACACTTATGATTCATCAGATACTGAGGACGAAGTGGAGATTGATCCGTCTAGCAGTAGAACTCTGAGGTCGCTGCCAAACAGAACACTAAGAGAATCCAGCGAATGGAAGAATGAAGCGAAGAATCTCATCGACGCTATGTGGGAAGCTGAAGACTCCATACCTTTTAGAACACCAGTTAACTTATTCAAGTATCCtg ATTACAAACAAGTTGTGAAGAATCCAATGGACTTAGGCACTGTCAAAGAAAACttgttgaataataaatataaaactccTGAAGCCTTTAGCAAAGACATGaaactaatttttcaaaattctagAACGTACAACACTAACAAACGATCAAGA atttaCGTTATGACCGTACGTTTGGCAGCTATATTCGAAGATCACATgtctaaaataatagaaaactgGAAGATTGCGAAAACTCAAGAATCCGATGATAATTCTGATGAAGAAACTAGCCGTTCCTCTCTGCGATCTTCAACATCCCGAGCTGAATCTACAATTAATCCAGTCAGCAGGGTGAACAACAAGATTGAGTCTAGTGGCAGTGACAGTGAAGACATGCCGCTAGAAGTGTTGAAAACTGGTAACAGAACCAACACAGAAACGGACAGTACTAGTCAGGAAGTAGTAGATGATCAGGTTCATGTTGAGGAAGAGCAGTCGTCGAATTCTGAGTCTGAAGAGAGTTACAAGCCGGAAGAGGAGTACGCAGGACCTTCAAGGAACTCGAGGACTACTAGGAAAAGGCACCAAACGACATCTGACGAGGAAGAGGAAGAGCAGGAGGAAGATGTAGAAGAAGAGACTACAGAAGATTCGGACGATTATGATAATTACCGACGGAAAAGGACTAGTTTACGCAAGAGACCCGCGagaaaaaaacagttttatgcTAGTCCATCCGACGATAGTGATGATGATTGTTTGTCTGTGAATACGAGAAGTAAGCGAAGAAAACTGGCTAGTGATAGTGACAGTGATGATAGGCCTCTTAGGACTCCTCAAGAGGGTGAGCAAAACGGAACGTATTTCTCTTCGGTGAGCAGTCGGGGGAGGCTGAGGAAATTGACACCTAGAGCGATTGCTTTAATGAAAAA acaCTCTCAAAATTCTGAGAGCGAAGAAACAAGCGACTCGAGAAGCAGGGAAAGAAGAACACACAGTGACGACAGTAACAGTATGGACAGACCACAGTCGTCTGTGCGTTATGAAGCTAACGGCAGCTATTTCGCAACTGTTAGTAGCAGAGGAAGAATTAGGAAACCTACGCCCAGAGTCAAAGACTTACTAGGGGGGtgcgttaattaa